A region from the Sphaerodactylus townsendi isolate TG3544 linkage group LG01, MPM_Stown_v2.3, whole genome shotgun sequence genome encodes:
- the LOC125427530 gene encoding uncharacterized protein LOC125427530 yields MARLETELTDIKRELGHFKKIDETLKLMKEGLKEHDTRIIDIEDNMENLRDYSNKQEDAIATMEYNRNETILRIRGVTEVEGEVLMERLMPTLQEIWDMEEKEVKREIDRLYRVNSRVARDKKLPRDIILSCVRKCLRDEVLRFHSRQPLQIDGKRLIILKEVPLSIQRRRKDYKLLTDMLRSNNITFRWIIPEGISFMLEGKRHNILTVARAQEIAQKLRRSLQEEDNSPNYSSKAVEDRYDTNIGGVANKSTELVHNGQSILSDQGKSGR; encoded by the exons ATGGCCAGACTGGAGACTGAACTAACTGACATCAAAAGAGAACTTGGTCATTTCAAAAAAATTGACGAGACATTAAAGTTAATGAAAGAAGGTTTGAAAGAACACGACACAAGAATAATTGACATAGAAGACAATATGGAGAATCTGAGAGACTACTCTAATAAACAAGAAGACGCGATAGCTACAATGGAGTATAATAGAAACGAGACAATATTGAGAATTAGAGGAGTCACAGAGGTGGAAGGAGAAGTATTAATGGAAAGATTGATGCCAACGTTACAGGAGATTTGGGACATGGAAGAAAAAGAGGTAAAGAGAGAAATAGACCGTTTGTACAGGGTGAACTCAAGGGTGGCCAGAGATAAAAAACTGCCAAGGGACATCATCTTAAGTTGCGTCCGGAAATGTTTAAGAGATGAAGTACTGCGCTTCCATTCAAGACAACCGTTGCAGATAGATGGGAAGAGactgattattttaaaagaagtacCTCTATCAATTCAACGAAGAAGAAAGGATTATAAACTACTGACGGACATGTTAAGATCTAACAACATTACATTTAGGTGGATAATCCCAGAAGGAATATCCTTCATGTTAGAAGGAAAAAGACATAATATTCTAACCGTTGCAAGAGCCCAAGAAATTGCACAAAAGTTGAGAAGAAGCCTACAAGAGGAGGACAA caGCCCGAATTATAGTAGCAAGGCAGTGGAGGACAGATACGATACCAACATTGGAGGAGTGGCGAATAAAAGTACAGAACTTGTACATAATGGACAGAGTATCCTTTCAGATCAGGGGAAGAGCGGCAGATGA